The Tubulanus polymorphus chromosome 1, tnTubPoly1.2, whole genome shotgun sequence genome contains a region encoding:
- the LOC141907166 gene encoding uncharacterized protein LOC141907166 isoform X6 translates to MGTRVAILFLSCVGLSAGFLFKFGGRNRNPPAPSIEGYRRRNGDCFGHDIKHVTRITNLNTCKSTCDRMPNCKGFVSTKSTPYQCWYKNTNCLILNNLFAGKNRLTYDKTVSPRCGSAPRCPTNAYCDRSLKQCVCRRGFTLSSDGKSCQPACSCQGSGDPHYRTYDGIMINFYGICKYTLTKSIDDSGPCAFNVEVKNERRGWNRRVSYTRLVDVKFGGKRFRLHQRSNLFVDKSTTATALPYKFKDASIIREGRKIVFLAEKCGIRVSFDGRSSVEVEVPRKYSNKMIGLCGNCNGNRNDDLTTLEGRNVAGRRNAQSLVGVSYSVPDDSDKPAANCKAVPPIDVEIKCDAARLRDIDKPFVCGYFKKGPFAKCIKSGKVDSKSMYESCRTDVCAYPKNQERKMACDMLTEFADQCIKVGFYPNWRTRNFCPLWCPTNSAYRHKMKACQNNCKDNNAESKCQAQDIEGCACKQGFILAGPSGDRCIRKSDCRKPPPPPPTQPAPPPPPCGRKCPLQSYCDRSSKECQCKRGFSFNSDRTACEPACVCRGSGDPHYRTYDGIMINFYGICKYTLTKSIDEDTACAFKVEVKNERRGRNRRVSYTRLVDVKFGGKRFRLHQHSNLFVGDSNTAATLPYIDGDRQNVFIRREGRTIVFTSSKCGIRVSFDGRHSVEVQVPRKYKAKMTGICGDCDGSKTNDLTTYEGKNVKGRRNAQNLVGVSFSVPDDSDRPSTNCKKVPTVDVEIKCDAARKKDIDKPNVCGYFKTGPFDACIKSEKVDVNALYKNCITDVCAYPKEQESKIACAMLSAFADTCIGFGFYPNWRRQNFCQMSCPANSEYQYRMLVCQNNCQDNEAEDNCEAPDVEGCACKDGFILDRPSGIRCIKRIDCGKPAPPAPTQNVVTLPPVTKPAEIKPPGTRPTTKESTIQKCIDSLPGDFCKTVKLKGQCDDPVARSTCMKSCDEDCQPTPQPPQTTLKTPATKECENKISHKYCEFFELAGQCNDEKIKRNCPQDCDPVCKKKNPNNEGYGKAMPCKDNLPGDACAGMKQLCGNAVILAMCHKTCHPQCVCDNKLPRKICHGLHKNGFCSNRNVLISCRSICDPACQRIPGKPKPTPPDMPLDIKTCADNLPDNVCEISLKSLCERPLLQRICQKTCMKSCITYPPPNPPGPPNPPAPGPYCSNTLPGKFCDLLKLGGMCGNRNVKVTCRKVCDDYCTTEPEPGKPKPPPPPKETPEEIPCLDNLPLDMCSNMEKVGFCKNMVVTNLCQKSCKPQCSNPQPTPNPPGPPNPPAPGPYCSNTLPGKFCDLLKLGGMCGSRNVKVTCRKVCDDYCTTEPELGKPKPPPPPKENPEEIPCLDNLPLDMCSNMEKAGFCKNMVVTNLCQKSCKPQCSNPQPTPNPPGPPNPPGPPNPPVPGPYCSNTLPGKFCDLLKLGGMCGNRNVKVTCRKVCDDYCTTEPEPGKPKPPPPPKETTEEIPCLDNLPLDMCSNMEKVGFCQNMVVTNLCQKSCKPQCNNPHPPPNPPGPPNPPAPGPYCSNTLPGKFCDLLKLGGMCGNRNVKVTCRKVCDDYCTTEPEPGKPKPPPPPKETPEEIPCLDNLPLDMCSNMEKVGFCQNMVVTNLCQKSCKPQCNNPHPPPNPPSPPNPPGPPNPPAPGPYCSNTLPGKFCDLLKLGGMCGNRNVKVTCRKVCDDYCTTEPEPGKPKPPPPPKETPEEIPCLDNLPLDMCSNMEKVGFCKNMVVTNLCQKSCKPQCSNPQPTPNPPGPPNPPAPGPYCSNTLPGKFCDLLKLGGMCGSRNVKVTCRKVCDDYCTTEPEPGKPKPPPPPKENPEEIPCLDNLPLDMCSNMEKVGFCKNMVVTNLCQKSCKPQCSNPQPTPNPPGPPNPPGPPNPPVPGPYCSNTLPGKFCDLLKLGGMCGNRNVKVTCRKVCDDYCTTEPEPGKPKPPPPPKETTEEIPCLDNLPLDMCSNMEKVGFCQNMVVTNLCQKSCKPQCNNPHPPPNPPGPPNPPAPGPYCSNTLPGKFCDLLKLGGMCGNRNVKVTCRKVCDDYCTTEPEPGKPKPPPPPKETPEEIPCLDNLPLDMCSNMEKVGFCQNMVVTNLCQKSCKPQCNNPHPPPNPPSPPNPPGPPNPPAPGPYCSNTLPGKFCDLLKLGGMCGNRNVKVTCRKVCDDYCTTEPEPGKPKPPPPPKETPEEIPCLDNLPLDMCSNMEKVGFCQNMVVTNLCQKSCKPQCSNPQPTPNPPGPPNPPGPPNPPVPGPYCSNTLPGKFCDLLKLGGMCGNRNVKVTCRKVCDDYCTTEPEPGKPKPPPPPKETPEEIPCLDNLPLDMCSNMEKVGFCQNMVVANLCQKSCKPQCNNPHPPPNPPGPPNPPAPGPYCSNTLPGKFCDLLKLGGMCGNRNVKVTCRKVCDDYCTTEPEPGKPKPLPPPKETPEEIPCLDNLPLDMCSNMEKVGFCQNMVVTNICQKSCKSQCNNPHPPPNPPSPPNPPGPPNPPAPGPYCSNTLPGKFCDLLKLGGMCGNRNVKVTCRKVCDDYCTTEPEPGKPKPPPPPKETPEEIPCLDNLPLDMCSNMEKVGFCKNMVVTNLCQKSCKPQCSNPQPTPNPPGPPNPPGPPNPPVPGPYCSNTLPGKFCDLLKLGGMCGNRNVKVTCRKVCDDYCTTEPEPGKPKPPPPPKETPEEIPCLDNLPLDMCSNMEKVGFCQNMVVANLCQKSCKPQCNNPHPPPNPPGPPNPPAPGPYCSNTLPGKFCDLLKLGGMCGSRNVKVTCRKVCDDYCTTEPEPGKPKPPPPPKETPEEIPCLDNLPLDMCSNMEKVGFCQNMVVTNLCQKSCKPQCNNPQPTPNPPGPPNPPGPPNPPAPGPYCSNTLPGKFCDLLKLGGMCGNRNVKVTCRKVCDDYCTTEPEPGKPKPPPPPKETPEEIPCLDNLPLDMCSNMEKVGFCKNMVVTNLCQKSCKPQCSNPQPTPNPPGPPNPPGPPNPPVPGPYCSNTLPGKFCDLLKLGGMCGNRNVKVTCRKVCDDYCTTEPEPGKPKPPPPPKETPEEIPCLDNLPLDMCSNMEKVGFCQNMVVANLCQKSCKPQCNNPHPPPNPPGPPNPPAPGPYCSNTLPGKFCDLLKLGGMCGSRNVKVTCRKVCDDYCTTEPEPGKPKPPPPPKETPEEIPCLDNLPLDMCSNMEKVGFCQNMVVTNLCQKSCKPQCNNPQPTPNPPGPPNPPGPPNPPAPGPYCSNTLPGKFCDLLKLGGMCGNRNVKVTCRKVCDDYCTTEPEPGKPKPPPPPKETPEEIPCLDNLPLDMCSNMEKVGFCKNMVVTNLCQKSCKPQCSNPQPTPNPPGPPNPPGPPNPPVPGPYCSNTLPGKFCDLLKLGGMCGNRNVKVTCRKVCDDYCTTEPEPGKPKPPPPPKETPEEIPCLDNLPLDMCSNMEKVGFCQNMVVANLCQKSCKPQCNNPHPPPNPPGPPNPPAPGPYCSNTLPGKFCDLLKLGGMCGSRNVKVTCRKVCDDYCTTEPEPGKPKPPPPPKETPEEIPCLDNLPLDMCSNMEKVGFCQNMVVTNLCQKSCKPQCNNPHPPPNPPSPPNPPGPPNPPAPGPYCSNTLPGKFCDLLKLGGMCGNRNVKVTCRKVCDDYCTTEPEPGKPKPPPPPKETPEEIPCLDNLPLDMCSNMEKVGFCQNMVVTNLCQKSCKPECNKPFPSPGTTSAPQKSCKNSLSEQLCLMLKHNCHRPCIRTLCAATCGMKCNGCSDRAKTETCHILKTQLSCSNPIMQSVCSKSCRSCA, encoded by the exons ATGGGTACACGTGTTGCAATATTGTTCCTTAGCTGTGTTGGGTTGAGTGCTG GgtttctgttcaaatttgGTGGGCGGAATCGTAACCCTCCTG CTCCATCGATTGAGGGTTATAGAAGACGAAATGGTGACTGCTTTGGTCATGACATCAAACACGTAACCAGGATTACTAATTTGAATACATGTAAATCGACATGCGACCGGATGCCGAACTGTAAAGGTTTCGTCTCAACGAAATCAACTCCGTATCAATGTTGgtacaaaaatacaaattgtCTGATTTTGAACAATCTATTTGCGGGGAAAAATAGATTAACCTACGACAAAACTGTTTCCCCAC gTTGCGGTAGTGCTCCTAGGTGTCCAACAAATGCTTATTGCGATCGTTCACTCAAACAATGTGTATGCCGACGAGGTTTTACTTTGAGTTCAGATGGAAAATCCTGCCAAC CTGCATGTTCCTGCCAAGGTTCCGGCGACCCCCATTACCGAACGTACGATGGTATCATGATCAACTTCTACGGCATTTGTAAATACACGTTGACCAAATCGATTGACGACTCCGGACCGTGTGCATTCAACGTTGAAGTTAAGAACGAGAGACGAGGTTGGAACAGACGTGTATCGTACACAAGACTCGTTGATGTAAAATTCGGCGGGAAAAGATTCAGACTCCATCAGCGTAGCAATTTATTT GTTGATAAATCCACTACGGCTACCGCATTGCCATATAAATTCAAAGACGCCTCGATTATTAGAGAAGGACGAAAGATTGTTTTCTTGGCAGAAAAATGTGGTATACGAGTATCATTCGACGGAAGGAGTTCGGTTGAGGTAGAAGTACCCCGAAAATATTCGAATAAGATGATCG GTTTATGCGGGAACTGCAATGGAAATAGGAACGATGATTTAACCACATTGGAGGGACGAAACGTCGCAGGAAGACGAAATGCACAAAGTCTTGTTGGTGTCAGTTATTCTGTTCCCGACGATTCGGACAAGCCAGCAGCCAA TTGTAAAGCTGTTCCACCTATCGATGTAGAAATCAAGTGCGATGCTGCCAGGCTCAGAGATATCGATAAGCCATTTGTTTGTGGATACTTTAAGAAAGGGCCCTTCGCCAAATGTATTAAATCTGGAAAG GTTGACTCGAAATCTATGTATGAAAGCTGTAGAACTGATGTTTGCGCTTATCCTAAAAACCAGGAAAGAAAAATGGCTTGCGACATGCTGACAGAATTTGCCGATCAATGCATAAAGGTTGGATTTTATCCGAACTGGAGAACGCGAAATTTTTGTC CTCTTTGGTGCCCTACAAATTCTGCATATCGGCATAAAATGAAGGCTTGCCAGAATAATTGTAAAGATAACAATGCAGAAAGCAAATGTCAAGCACAAGATATCGAAGGTTGTGCCTGCAAACAAGGATTTATCTTGGCAGGTCCATCTGGAGATCGTTGTATTAGAAAATCCGATTGTAGAA AGCCACCGCCTCCACCTCCAACTCAACCAGCTCCGCCGCCACCAC CATGTGGTAGAAAATGTCCGCTTCAGTCATACTGTGATAGATCATCCAAAGAATGCCAATGCAAACGGGGATTTAGCTTCAATTCAGATAGGACTGCATGTGAAC CTGCCTGTGTTTGCCGAGGTTCTGGTGATCCTCACTACAGAACCTACGATGGTATTATGATCAACTTCTACGGTATTTGTAAATACACGTTGACCAAGTCGATTGATGAAGACACTGCATGTGCGTTCAAAGTGGaagttaaaaatgaaagacgAGGTCGGAATAGACGCGTATCTTATACAAGACTTGTTGATGTTAAATTCGGTGGAAAACGATTCAGACTTCATCAGCATAGCAATTTATTT GTTGGAGATTCTAATACGGCAGCAACGCTACCATATATCGATGGAGATCGGCAGAACGTTTTCATTCGTAGAGAAGGAAGAACGATAGTTTTCACATCGAGTAAATGCGGCATACGGGTGTCGTTTGACGGTCGCCATTCCGTCGAGGTCCAAGTGCCCAGGAAATATAAAGCCAAAATGACAG GTATCTGTGGTGATTGCGATGGAAGTAAAACGAATGATTTGACAACATACGAAGGAAAAAATGTAAAGGGTCGCAGAAATGCTCAAAATTTAGTCGGTGTCAGCTTCTCTGTACCAGATGACTCGGATCGCCCATCAACTAA TTGTAAGAAAGTACCAACTGTCGATgtggaaataaaatgtgaCGCTGCCAGGAAGAAAGATATCGATAAGCCAAATGTCTGTGGTTATTTTAAGACCGGACCCTTTGACGCGTGTATCAAATCTGAAAAG gTTGATGTCAACGCGCTATACAAGAATTGCATTACGGATGTGTGCGCTTACCCAAAAGAACAAGAAAGCAAAATAGCTTGTGCAATGTTGTCAGCTTTTGCCGACACTTGTATTGGATTTGGATTCTACCCAAATTGGCGCAGACAAAATTTCTGTC AGATGTCATGCCCAGCCAACTCTGAATATCAGTACCGAATGCTGGTGTGTCAAAATAATTGCCAGGACAATGAAGCTGAAGATAACTGCGAGGCTCCTGATGTTGAAGGTTGTGCTTGTAAAGATGGTTTTATACTAGACAGACCGTCTGGAATCAGATGCATAAAAAGGATTGATTGTGGAA AACCTGCTCCTCCTGCACCTACCCAAAATGTCGTCACATTGCCGCCGGTAACGAAACCAGCGGAGATAAAGCCTCCTGGTACACGACCGACAACGAAAGAATCCAcaattcaaaaatgtattgACAGTTTACCAGGTGACTTCTGCAAAACCGTGAAACTAAAAGGACAGTGTGATGATCCAGTCGCCCGATCAACGTGCATGAAATCTTGTGACGAAGATTGTCAGCCGACGCCACAGCCACCACAGACTACGTTGAAAACGCCAGCAACCAAGGAATgcgaaaataaaatttcacaCAAATATTGCGAGTTCTTTGAACTGGCTGGACAGTGCAACGATGAAAAGATTAAAAGAAATTGTCCACAAGATTGTGATCCTGTTTGCAAAAAGAAGAATCCAAACAACGAAGGTTATGGTAAAGCAATGCCGTGTAAGGACAACCTTCCTGGTGACGCGTGTGCTGGTATGAAGCAACTTTGTGGAAACGCAGTTATCCTTGCCATGTGCCACAAAACTTGTCATCCTCAGTGTGTTTGCGACAATAAATTGCCAAGAAAGATTTGTCACGGATTACATAAAAATGGGTTCTGTAGCAACAGAAACGTGCTTATCTCTTGTCGAAGCATATGCGATCCAGCTTGTCAACGGATACCTGGTAAACCAAAACCGACACCACCTGATATGCCACTGGATATCAAGACGTGCGCAGACAACCTTCCTGACAACGTatgtgaaatatcattgaaatctCTCTGTGAAAGGCCTTTACTTCAACGTATTTGCCAGAAGACCTGCATGAAATCGTGTATTACCT ATCCACCGCCCAATCCACCAGGCCCACCAAATCCGCCAGCTCCGGGTCCTTATTGCTCAAACACTTTGCCAGGAAAGTTCTGTGATTTATTGAAACTCGGAGGAATGTGTGGAAATCGTAACGTAAAGGTCACTTGTCGTAAAGTATGCGATGATTATTGTACGACTGAACCAGAACCGGGAAAGCCGAAACCACCTCCACCACCAAAAGAAACCCCGGAAGAAATTCCTTGCTTGGACAATCTACCATTGGATATGTGCAGCAATATGGAAAAAGTTGGATTCTGCAAAAATATGGTCGTAACCAATCTTTGCCAGAAGTCTTGCAAACCACAATGCAGCAACCCAC aaCCGACCCCGAATCCGCCAGGCCCACCAAATCCGCCAGCTCCGGGTCCTTATTGCTCAAACACTTTGCCAGGAAAGTTCTGTGATTTATTGAAACTCGGAGGAATGTGTGGAAGTCGTAACGTAAAGGTCACTTGTCGTAAAGTATGCGATGATTATTGTACGACTGAACCAGAACTGGGAAAACCGAAACCACCTCCACCACCAAAAGAAAACCCGGAAGAAATTCCTTGCTTGGACAATCTACCATTGGATATGTGCAGCAATATGGAAAAAGCTGGATTCTGCAAAAATATGGTCGTAACCAATCTTTGCCAGAAGTCTTGCAAACCACAATGCAGCAACCCAC aaCCGACCCCGAATCCACCCGGTCCTCCGAATCCGCCAGGCCCACCAAATCCGCCAGTTCCGGGTCCTTATTGCTCAAACACTTTGCCAGGAAAGTTCTGTGATTTATTGAAACTCGGAGGAATGTGTGGAAATCGTAACGTAAAGGTCACTTGTCGTAAAGTATGCGATGATTATTGTACGACTGAACCAGAACCGGGAAAGCCGAAACCACCTCCACCACCAAAAGAAACCACGGAAGAAATTCCTTGCTTGGACAACCTACCATTGGATATGTGCAGCAATATGGAAAAAGTTGGATTCTGTCAAAATATGGTCGTCACTAATCTTTGCCAGAAGTCTTGCAAACCACAATGCAACAACCCAC ATCCACCTCCGAATCCGCCAGGCCCACCAAATCCGCCAGCTCCGGGTCCTTATTGCTCAAACACTTTGCCGGGAAAGTTCTGTGATTTATTGAAACTCGGAGGAATGTGTGGAAATCGTAACGTAAAGGTCACTTGTCGTAAAGTATGCGATGATTATTGTACGACTGAACCAGAACCGGGAAAACCGAAACCACCTCCACCACCAAAAGAAACCCCGGAAGAAATTCCTTGCTTGGACAACCTACCATTGGATATGTGCAGCAATATGGAAAAAGTTGGATTCTGTCAAAATATGGTCGTCACTAATCTTTGCCAGAAGTCTTGCAAACCACAATGCAACAACCCAC ATCCACCTCCGAATCCGCCAAGCCCACCGAATCCGCCAGGTCCACCAAATCCGCCAGCTCCGGGTCCTTATTGCTCAAACACTTTGCCAGGAAAGTTCTGTGATTTATTGAAACTCGGAGGAATGTGTGGAAATCGTAACGTAAAGGTCACTTGTCGTAAAGTATGCGATGATTATTGTACGACTGAACCAGAACCGGGAAAGCCGAAACCACCTCCACCACCAAAAGAAACCCCGGAAGAAATTCCTTGCTTGGACAATCTACCATTGGATATGTGCAGCAATATGGAAAAAGTTGGATTCTGCAAAAATATGGTCGTAACCAATCTTTGCCAGAAGTCTTGCAAACCACAATGCAGCAACCCAC aaCCGACCCCGAATCCGCCAGGCCCACCAAATCCGCCAGCTCCGGGTCCTTATTGCTCAAACACTTTGCCAGGAAAGTTCTGTGATTTATTGAAACTCGGAGGAATGTGTGGAAGTCGTAACGTAAAGGTCACTTGTCGTAAAGTATGCGATGATTATTGTACGACTGAACCAGAACCGGGAAAACCGAAACCACCTCCACCACCAAAAGAAAACCCGGAAGAAATTCCTTGCTTGGACAATCTACCATTGGATATGTGCAGCAATATGGAAAAAGTTGGATTCTGCAAAAATATGGTCGTAACCAATCTTTGCCAGAAGTCTTGCAAACCACAATGCAGCAACCCAC aaCCGACCCCGAATCCACCCGGTCCTCCGAATCCGCCAGGCCCACCAAATCCGCCAGTTCCGGGTCCTTATTGCTCAAACACTTTGCCAGGAAAGTTCTGTGATTTATTGAAACTCGGAGGAATGTGTGGAAATCGTAACGTAAAGGTCACTTGTCGTAAAGTATGCGATGATTATTGTACGACTGAACCAGAACCGGGAAAGCCGAAACCACCTCCACCACCAAAAGAAACCACGGAAGAAATTCCTTGCTTGGACAACCTACCATTGGATATGTGCAGCAATATGGAAAAAGTTGGATTCTGTCAAAATATGGTCGTCACTAATCTTTGCCAGAAGTCTTGCAAACCACAATGCAACAACCCAC ATCCACCTCCGAATCCGCCAGGCCCACCAAATCCGCCAGCTCCGGGTCCTTATTGCTCAAACACTTTGCCGGGAAAGTTCTGTGATTTATTGAAACTCGGAGGTATGTGTGGAAATCGTAACGTAAAGGTCACTTGTCGTAAAGTATGCGATGATTATTGTACGACTGAACCAGAACCGGGAAAACCGAAACCACCTCCACCACCAAAAGAAACCCCGGAAGAAATTCCTTGCTTGGACAACCTACCATTGGATATGTGCAGCAATATGGAAAAAGTTGGATTCTGTCAAAATATGGTCGTCACTAATCTTTGCCAGAAGTCTTGCAAACCACAATGCAACAACCCAC ATCCACCTCCGAATCCGCCAAGCCCACCGAATCCGCCAGGTCCACCAAATCCGCCAGCTCCGGGTCCTTATTGCTCAAACACTTTGCCAGGAAAGTTCTGTGATTTATTGAAACTCGGAGGAATGTGTGGAAATCGTAACGTAAAGGTCACTTGTCGTAAAGTATGCGATGATTATTGTACGACTGAACCAGAACCGGGAAAACCGAAACCACCTCCACCACCAAAAGAAACCCCGGAAGAAATTCCTTGCTTGGACAATCTACCATTGGATATGTGCAGCAATATGGAAAAAGTTGGATTCTGTCAAAATATGGTCGTAACCAATCTTTGCCAGAAGTCTTGCAAACCACAATGCAGCAACCCAC aaCCGACCCCGAATCCACCCGGTCCTCCGAATCCGCCAGGCCCACCAAATCCGCCAGTTCCGGGTCCTTATTGCTCAAACACTTTGCCAGGAAAGTTCTGTGATTTATTGAAACTCGGAGGAATGTGTGGAAATCGTAACGTAAAGGTCACTTGTCGTAAAGTATGCGATGATTATTGTACGACTGAACCAGAACCGGGAAAGCCGAAACCACCTCCACCACCAAAAGAAACCCCGGAAGAAATTCCTTGCTTGGACAACCTACCATTGGATATGTGCAGCAATATGGAAAAAGTTGGATTCTGTCAAAATATGGTCGTCGCTAATCTTTGCCAGAAGTCTTGCAAACCACAATGCAACAACCCAC ATCCGCCACCGAATCCGCCAGGCCCACCAAATCCGCCAGCTCCTGGTCCTTATTGCTCAAACACTTTGCCGGGAAAGTTCTGTGATTTACTGAAACTCGGAGGAATGTGTGGAAATCGTAACGTAAAGGTCACTTGTCGTAAAGTATGCGATGATTATTGTACGACTGAACCAGAACCGGGAAAACCGAAACCACTTCCACCACCAAAAGAAACCCCGGAAGAAATTCCTTGCTTGGACAACCTACCATTGGATATGTGCAGCAATATGGAAAAAGTTGGATTCTGTCAAAATATGGTCGTCACTAATATTTGCCAGAAGTCTTGCAAATCACAATGCAACAACCCAC ATCCACCTCCGAATCCGCCAAGCCCACCGAATCCGCCAGGTCCACCAAATCCGCCAGCTCCGGGTCCTTATTGCTCAAACACTTTGCCAGGAAAGTTCTGTGATTTATTGAAACTCGGAGGAATGTGTGGAAATCGTAACGTAAAGGTCACTTGTCGTAAAGTATGCGATGATTATTGTACGACTGAACCAGAACCGGGAAAACCGAAACCACCTCCACCACCAAAAGAAACCCCGGAAGAAATTCCTTGCTTGGACAATCTACCATTGGATATGTGCAGCAATATGGAAAAAGTTGGATTCTGCAAAAATATGGTCGTAACCAATCTTTGCCAGAAGTCTTGCAAACCACAATGCAGCAACCCAC aaCCGACCCCGAATCCACCCGGTCCTCCGAATCCGCCAGGCCCACCAAATCCGCCAGTTCCGGGTCCTTATTGCTCAAACACTTTGCCAGGAAAGTTCTGTGATTTATTGAAACTCGGAGGAATGTGTGGAAATCGTAACGTAAAGGTCACTTGTCGTAAAGTATGCGATGATTATTGTACGACTGAACCAGAACCGGGAAAGCCGAAACCACCTCCACCACCAAAAGAAACCCCGGAAGAAATTCCTTGCTTGGACAACCTACCATTGGATATGTGCAGCAATATGGAAAAAGTTGGATTCTGTCAAAATATGGTCGTCGCTAATCTTTGCCAGAAGTCTTGCAAACCACAATGCAACAACCCAC ATCCGCCACCGAATCCGCCAGGCCCACCAAATCCGCCAGCTCCTGGTCCTTATTGCTCAAACACTTTGCCGGGAAAGTTCTGTGATTTATTGAAACTCGGAGGAATGTGTGGAAGTCGTAACGTAAAGGTCACTTGTCGTAAAGTGTGCGATGATTATTGTACGACTGAACCAGAACCGGGAAAGCCGAAACCACCTCCACCACCAAAAGAAACCCCGGAAGAAATTCCTTGCTTGGACAATCTACCATTGGATATGTGCAGCAATATGGAAAAAGTTGGATTCTGTCAAAATATGGTCGTCACTAATCTTTGCCAGAAGTCTTGCAAACCACAATGCAACAACCCAC aacCGACGCCGAATCCACCCGGTCCTCCGAATCCGCCAGGCCCACCAAATCCGCCAGCTCCTGGTCCTTATTGCTCAAACACTTTGCCGGGAAAGTTCTGTGATTTACTGAAACTCGGAGGAATGTGTGGAAATCGTAACGTAAAGGTCACTTGTCGTAAAGTATGCGATGATTATTGTACGACTGAACCAGAACCGGGAAAACCGAAACCACCTCCACCACCAAAAGAAACCCCGGAAGAAATTCCTTGCTTGGACAATCTACCATTGGATATGTGCAGCAATATGGAAAAAGTTGGATTCTGCAAAAATATGGTCGTAACCAATCTTTGCCAGAAGTCTTGCAAACCACAATGCAGCAACCCAC aaCCGACCCCGAATCCACCCGGTCCTCCGAATCCGCCAGGCCCACCAAATCCGCCAGTTCCGGGTCCTTATTGCTCAAACACTTTGCCAGGAAAGTTCTGTGATTTATTGAAACTCGGAGGAATGTGTGGAAATCGTAACGTAAAGGTCACTTGTCGTAAAGTATGCGATGATTATTGTACGACTGAACCAGAACCGGGAAAGCCGAAACCACCTCCACCACCAAAAGAAACCCCGGAAGAAATTCCTTGCTTGGACAACCTACCATTGGATATGTGCAGCAATATGGAAAAAGTTGGATTCTGTCAAAATATGGTCGTCGCTAATCTTTGCCAGAAGTCTTGCAAACCACAATGCAACAACCCAC ATCCGCCACCGAATCCGCCAGGCCCACCAAATCCGCCAGCTCCTGGTCCTTATTGCTCAAACACTTTGCCGGGAAAGTTCTGTGATTTATTGAAACTCGGAGGAATGTGTGGAAGTCGTAACGTAAAGGTCACTTGTCGTAAAGTGTGCGATGATTATTGTACGACTGAACCAGAACCGGGAAAGCCGAAACCACCTCCACCACCAAAAGAAACCCCGGAAGAAATTCCTTGCTTGGACAATCTACCATTGGATATGTGCAGCAATATGGAAAAAGTTGGATTCTGTCAAAATATGGTCGTCACTAATCTTTGCCAGAAGTCTTGCAAACCACAATGCAACAACCCAC aacCGACGCCGAATCCACCCGGTCCTCCGAATCCGCCAGGCCCACCAAATCCGCCAGCTCCTGGTCCTTATTGCTCAAACACTTTGCCGGGAAAGTTCTGTGATTTACTGAAACTCGGAGGAATGTGTGGAAATCGTAACGTAAAGGTCACTTGTCGTAAAGTATGCGATGATTATTGTACGACTGAACCAGAACCGGGAAAACCGAAACCACCTCCACCACCAAAAGAAACCCCGGAAGAAATTCCTTGCTTGGACAACCTACCATTGGATATGTGCAGCAATATGGAAAAAGTTGGATTCTGCAAAAATATGGTCGTAACCAATCTTTGCCAGAAGTCTTGCAAACCACAATGCAGCAACCCAC aaCCGACCCCGAATCCACCCGGTCCTCCGAATCCGCCAGGCCCACCAAATCCGCCAGTTCCGGGTCCTTATTGCTCAAACACTTTGCCAGGAAAGTTCTGTGATTTATTGAAACTCGGAGGAATGTGTGGAAATCGTAACGTAAAGGTCACTTGTCGTAAAGTATGCGATGATTATTGTACGACTGAACCAGAACCGGGAAAACCGAAACCACCTCCACCACCAAAAGAAACCCCGGAAGAAATTCCTTGCTTGGACAACCTACCATTGGATATGTGCAGCAATATGGAAAAAGTTGGATTCTGTCAAAATATGGTCGTCGCTAATCTTTGCCAGAAGTCTTGCAAACCACAATGCAACAACCCAC ATCCGCCACCGAATCCGCCAGGCCCACCAAATCCGCCAGCTCCTGGTCCTTATTGCTCAAACACTTTGCCGGGAAAGTTCTGTGATTTATTGAAACTCGGAGGAATGTGTGGAAGTCGTAACGTAAAGGTCACTTGTCGTAAAGTGTGCGATGATTATTGTACGACTGAACCAGAACCGGGAAAGCCGAAACCACCTCCACCACCAAAAGAAACCCCGGAAGAAATTCCTTGCTTGGACAATCTACCATTGGATATGTGCAGCAATATGGAAAAAGTTGGATTCTGTCAAAATATGGTCGTCACTAATCTTTGCCAGAAGTCTTGCAAACCACAATGCAACAACCCAC ATCCACCTCCGAATCCGCCAAGCCCACCGAATCCGCCAGGTCCACCAAATCCGCCAGCTCCGGGTCCTTATTGCTCAAACACTTTGCCAGGAAAGTTCTGTGATTTATTGAAACTCGGAGGAATGTGTGGAAATCGTAACGTAAAGGTCACTTGTCGTAAAGTATGCGATGATTATTGTACGACTGAACCAGAACCGGGAAAACCGAAACCACCTCCACCACCAAAAGAAACCCCGGAAGAAATTCCTTGCCTGGACAATCTACCATTGGATATGTGCAGCAATATGGAAAAAGTTGGATTCTGTCAAAATATGGTCGTCACTAATCTTTGCCAGAAGTCTTGCAAACCAGAATGCAACAAACCAT TTCCAAGTCCAGGCACAACGTCAGCTCCGCAGAAGTCATGTAAAAATTCGTTATCTGAACAACTGTGTTTGATGCTGAAACATAATTGTCACAGACCTTGTATTCGAACGTTATGTGCTGCAACTTGCGGGATGAAATGCAAtg GTTGTTCTGATAGAGCCAAAACTGAAACTTGTCATATTCTGAAGACGCAACTTAGCTGTTCTAATCCGATTATGCAATCCGTTTGTAGTAAATCCTGTCGTTCATGTGCTTGA